From the Drechmeria coniospora strain ARSEF 6962 chromosome 02, whole genome shotgun sequence genome, the window cggcggtgAGAGGGAGGGATGGAAATTCTGGCGCGTCGAGAGCAAGTAGGCCAGTCGGCCGCACGGCTAGCCGACGCCGCGCGGAGCGACCTTGCGACGACATTCGCGAGCCAACGATTGGGTTCCTGATGATTAGCGACTTTTGGTTACTCGGCCCTGTTTGGCTTACCTCATTTACCTACGACGACTACCCTggcacgccgtcgtcatACTTTGCCCTAATTGCCCATTGTCCTGTTGGCTTTTTTTTATATTCGTCGAGCACATCAGGCCTCCTTCTGACGCTTGCCCCTATGCGACGTTCCCTGGCAGAGGACGAAATCACTCttccccgtcgtcgcagcTGTGATGAGGAGTTCAAACTCGGAACACGGGCTGGGCGTTGCACAACTTTTGACACCCCGCAGCCTCGCTGCTGCTCGACATAGTACCACAATATATTCGTCCTCGTGCTGCTCTGGTGGCTGGACCTGTACGTGTTATTGAAACTAGGGTAGCCGAGCCAAAGCTGTCATGGGGAGGTGGCAACGTCAAGGGTCAGAACATATTTGCGCAACGGTTCCCCCTCCGAGCCGCAGGCAAGGCCATCAAACACCCAAATGCGTCATTGCCTTCTCAATCTTCGCACGCCAGCCAGCAATCTTGCCCCCCTTGGCTCCTCGGGGACACACGTCGACCAAGGCACGACAGTGCGTCACGACAGTCCAGACGTCCTCCACTTCCTTCTCGGCTTCCCACCACCTCTTCACACCCTTCCGCTCGAGCACTTGCTCAAAGAAGCGCCACATTCGCTCCTTTTCCTTCGTCTGCACGGCCGGATCCTCGTCTGTCCACGGGTGCAGAAAGGCGCGGACTGGATCCCAGCGCAGAGCAGGCACGACGCCGGCAAACTCCCAGTCGAGAATGGcggtgacggtgccgtcgggcaAGGCCATGATGTTGGCGTGGTGGAGGTCCTTGTGTGCGAGGATGAGGCGTGACCGGCAAAGGCTGGTGAGTGTGGGGAGGAGGGCGATGAGGTTGCGAATGCGTGGCACCAGGTCTGCCAACCAGCTGAGCGTCGGGTGAACCGAGATGCCGTGGATGGCGCATTGGAGATAGGCCTCGGCGAAGTCGGCGTGGGAGTCGAACGGTCCTTGCGGGTTCAGCCGGTCGAAGCTTTCCCTCGGCCAAATCTCCTCCATGTCGGGACCCATCCAAAAGGTGTCCTCGAGCAGGCGGCCCGGCACCACGTGGCCGTCACCATCCATGCTCAAGCCTCCCACGTGCTTCCATTCGACCGAGTTGAGCTGGATGAGCATGTCGgccagctgctcgacgagatgGCGCTTGGCTTTCTCACTCATGGACGAGTACATCCTGTCGACGCTGCAGCCGGGGATGCATTCGAGCAATGTATACTCGCGCCCGATGGGATTTTCGTCCGTCACGTCGTACCGCACGATGGTAGGCACGGGGATCGTCGTATTTTCGGCTAGCCacttcatcgtcgccacctcGTTGGTCGACTTTATTCGAGGAATCTGGCTGCCAGAGAGCCGCAAGATGAACGGGCCTAGGGAAGAGCTCGAGTCGAACTGCACCATGTAGATGGTGTGGAAGTTGGCCGTGACTTGCATCCGCTCGACGGTCaagggcggcggcatgcccaGTGACGTGAACAAGTCGTTCATCCCTCACCGGGAGAGGGGATCGGGTGCGTGTGATGCGGCTGCGAATGCGAGCAAGATCGGCCGTTAGTTTGGCCTACACCTACACGTGCGAGCCGATGGGGATTCGTGACGGCGTCGAAGGAATGTCTTGTGGAAAGGACTTTGGCATCTTAATCCCTCAGAGGATGCCATAATTGGGATGGACAACTGTGAGACGCAAACGCACCTGCCTAGGACTCGCAGACCAATAAAAGCAAGTGCACCTGCAACGTCGGGTCacgccttcttcgccgctTCAGCTTGTCCCGACCCGTCACAGGGACCCGCAGTCCCGGGTCGCGGACCGGGACCGGGGCCCGGTCCCCACCTCGGCTGCCGGCCCCCAGTACCCCGGTATGTGTAGATGATAATAACTGTCGGCATCATAAGCATGCGTGTTCTTCAGGAACACAGAGCGCCTAGGCCCACGCAAAGCCACGTCGGAGATGAAGCGAATCTGCCTAGGTAGGCTGTGGACGTCTGCGGCGTTTGCACCCGGACAATCCCGTCACCTAGCCTGCCCCCTTTGCAGCACACGACTCTCAGACGGTAGATAGGCTCTATTGGGGTGGCAATTGGTGCACTCTCAAGCGTAACGGCGAACGAAGGGGAAAACTAACAATTTGCACCAGCATCGCTGAGAAACCTTTTGAGGATGGTGGTATAAGGGTAATTATCTatgtagtagtagtagtagtagtagtagtagtagtagtagtagatTCATCACTCATACACatacacgcacacgcacgcacgcacgctaAAATGATGATGAAGCCAGCCATCATGCCTCGGCTATTCGCACAATCTCGCACAGGCTCCTCACAAAGAGCATATCGGCCtctccggcgtcggcaatgtcgtccttgtcggccaTGAGGCGCGCAGTGGCAACGAGCCGCGTGATGCACTGCAGCAGCCCCCCCTGCATGTCCTGGGCCGTTTCGGGCGCACTGAGGCGcttgcggccgaggccgagcaggctGGCCGCCTTCTTGGGAATTTCGTCGTCTCCGGAGGAGTTTGCAAGTACGCAGACGTAGTTGTAGGCGACAATGTGGGCGTAGAGGGCGTCGCAGACGTAGTCGGAGCAGCAGCCGAAGACGTTCTTGAGAGGCTCCCACGGTCGGCCGCTAGCAAGGTCCAGGCGCGACTCGGGACGGCGAACGACCTTGCGCCAGAGCGAGCGCCTCGACGTCTCGCGGAGCTCGGGCTGGCGCGCCTTTTTCGAGTACGTGCGGATGGTATCGACGGTGAGGCTAGACGAGAGGAGCATCGTCTCCGGGAAGCAGGAAATCGACACCCGCAGCGTCTCCATCGTGTCGGGAGGGAGGGGCACGACGCGGCTAAGGTCATCGTTCAGGGGCAGCGGCTGGAGGCTGCTGTTGAGCCACGACTGCACGCTTGGCACGCTGCGGAGGCTGACGAAGCTCGGGGCGGTAGGGACGGCGGGGATGGTGGAGACGATGGGTGACGGAAGGTGAGGTTGCGTGTGTGAGGACATGATGGATGGTGCCTGCACGTCGAGTGCTTGCGGCCGCGGTGGCTGAGGCAGCTGCGGCGGCATCTGGGTATATTTTGTAGGTGATGGCGAGGGTGAAGGAATGGGTGAGGTGTACGTGTTTGGTATCCTCGGTATCTCGATGGCAAGCTtcgcacggcggcgagggaaggCATAGCCGGTGGAGGCGGGCCGGTCGGTCAGCGGTATTCTCGATGGTGATGCACCGACAGAGTGCGACTTGCGACGAGTGCTCCTCCGGAGGCGAGGATCTTCGTCGTCCGAATCGTCGATCCAGCTGCCATGGCGGTCAGCGACCTTGGAGGGCCTCCAGTTCGTCGAGGCGACCGAGGTCGGGGCCGTCATGAGCGACTCGCGCCGGCGACAGGAAAACgaaggcgccgtcgagctcgagtcgGACTCGTGCTCGTCAAAGGCCGAGGCCTCCTCGATGACGCCGAGCATGCGCGAGACGGGCCTCGCGGAATAGGCGAGCGAGGTGATgggcgtgccggccgtcaTGTTTTTGGCTGTGAAGAGGTCGGACGAGATCTCGAGATCGCGGGCGAGAAGTTCGGGAAAGTCGACAGGTTCCCCTTCGTCGAAGGGATCGACCTCTTCGTGAACGTCGAGCATCGAGGCCATGCCGAGGTTAGAATTGGACAACCGCAAGGGCATCAGGGCTTTCATGCTCGAGACGGAACGTCGTGGGCGGTCTGACGGAGGGTGGATGGTTGCCAGAGTGCTACTTCGGCAGGGCATGGCTCGTTATATCCAAGACGCGCAGGTTGAAACAAGCCCCGAAGGGCAAGTTGCACTTGGGACGAGGGCATTATAGATTATCTGCGGCGCCGTCACTTGCCAGAGCAGGGTTGGGCAGAATAAGCAAAGACAGGACAGTGCGCAAAAGCAAGGTCTAGCCGCTGTGGGAAGTCTTGTCTGGCTCGTGTGGTGGGTGGTGCAGCATCGTGTGGGTTGGCCTGGCTTGTGTCTCGTCCGGCTCATCGTCTCCAGTCGCTCCTTAGACACGGCTgacctcccccccccccccccttttccGGATCGGCCTTTATTCATTCATTGGACTGCGTGAGACGCGATGAGCGGCGAGTGCCGGTATCGAACTGAGCCGTGAGTTTGCGCTGCTCGTCGCTGCTCCTGCCAGctggcgagggaggcgatATGCCAACCAAACAGGCTGcagcttgcttgcttgctcgtcCGGATGGATCGACGCAGGCAGAAATCTCTGTTCCTCGAATGCCACATGGCACCATGATGCGGGGTGACGCGAGGCTCCATTTTCAACCAGGCCTACCCGGCTCGTATCTGCACTTGTACGCTGGCCACGAGTGCGTTATGGGTCACCGAACAGCGCAcatcgtacggagtacacttacctgtacatggGCCAGCGTGTGTACCTACTCGTGCATGTTGTAATAGCGGGTGGGCTGCATCTgcaattactgtacttacttccgCCGTACGCGTAAGGGAACTTGAAGTACGGTCACAAGCACTGCTGAAGACAGCAGGGAGGCCGCAGGGAGGTCCATCAGGGAGGGTCCGGACGTGGTGCCTCAGGGAGAGTGGAAAAAGCAAGCAACGTCACCGAGCCCACTAGAACGGGCAGAGCAGCGGGTCAAGCAGAAAGGACTCCGTTGGAGCAAGGCCCTTGTGCCGTCGAAATTCCTTCTTGCGACTCGTGCTTCCAGATTCGAAATGAGCTTGCGAGACCCTCGGCTCCTGTTGTCGAGGGTTGGAGCTTCGAGGCTTCGTGTCAGGCCCAAGCCAAGAATCTGATCCATGGTGCGCTATCGACCGATTATGGAGAAGGATGATGGAGAACGAGATGACGGGACGGCTGGAGAGGACCGCTGAATCCCTCCAGGCACTAGGACTCCTGACTCCGTACAATGCTCGTCCGCGTCATTGCGGATAGGCGAATGGAAGATTCTGACGATTTCCCCGCCGCCTGATGGATGGCCCGAGCGCGCTAAGATAGTGGCCAAGgtggcgctcgtcgtcgttttttctttttttgtTTCTTCCGCGACGCGCCCCATAGAAACCGAATTGCTCGTTGATCCATCTTTACCCCCGCTGGGAATCAACCATCGGTCATAAAGCATGATGCTGCACCCGGTGCTGCATGACTACTGCCACATCACTGCCACAAGCTTGTCGGGTCTGAACCCTTGATTGCAagaacatgtactcgtactaataggttgtaggtgtacttaagtgTGGAGGGCAGTACGCTAGTATTTTTATTCGTGTCTGTCACCACTTTTTTTCTTTCCCTTGTCTTGCTTGTTCGTTTTTCCGCCCGATGCTGGACACAAGTCAATGCTGGATCTCGTGTGGCTGCGATCCGAGCGAGCGGAATAGACAGAAATACCTCCGTAGTGTAAATGCCTCGCTCTAGTGTTGTCGATCGACGAGTTTGATGAAGTAGGTGTGATTTGGGTATTATTTACAGCGAACTTTGCGTCTTGAAGCCTTGCTGCCTATCTTGTATTAGCCTTCTCTACTAGTACCGATGTGCAgccactgtaagtacgtcGTCACACTTGTACCGAATTGCAGTCaggtaagtacctaccaaTTACGTACGCCCTGGCGATTGGCGCTCGTGGTGGGGGTAACATTCAACTGcatcctgctgctgctggtatCTTATCTGCTGGTTATTTTTTCTTGTCAACGGATTTGGAGCACCGACAACGGACCTCCGACTACTGATAAATCCCACATTCGACTCGGACCCAATCGGCAATCAGCTCCTTCAGACTCGCTACGACGTGAGAAAGCATACGAAAGCCCGTGAAGCAGagtgccggagccggagtAGCCAACGGCCAAATGGAAGACCTCGTGTCGTCCGTTTGTGGTCCGCCCCTCGCCCCGAATACGTCAGTGGCCAAGGACGTGGGCATCTACACCCACGCCATCGCCCCATGGACCGTCAAGGCATCCCTCAAGAAGAGCGTTGCGCCGGtcaacggcatcgccgtTAGCGGCACCCACGTTTTTGCCGCTCAGGACGGCAAGGCCCAGGTGTACGTCTATTCGCGTCAGCGGGCAACCCAGGAGGCTTCCGTCTCCTTCCAGGAGCGCATCCGTTGCGTCACGCTCGCCGGGgatgtcctcgtcctcggtacCGTTGAAGGACGACTCATCCTCTGGGAGGTCAACACCGGCCGTCAGGTTGCCACACCGCCCTGCCACGTGCAGGCCGTGagctgcctcgccgccaccggctACCACCTGCTGTCGGCCAGCGACGACTCCAACATCAATGTCTGGTCGCTGCTgcagcttctcgagctcggcggcgaacCGGGCGAGCCCGAACGTACGCTGTCGAACCACCGGGGTGCCATCACCGGGCTGGTCGTCGGCCCGAGCACGAACGCCGACACGAGCCTCTGcgtgtcgacgagcagggaTAAGACGTGCATCCTGTGGAATTACCAGACCGGCGAGGTATTGAGAACCTTGCTCTTCCCGGCTGCGCCGCTGTGCCTCTCTCTCGACCCCTGCGCGAGAGCGctcttcgtcggcgccgaggaccgAGGCCTgtacctcgtcgagctgtTTGGCGACAAGCCGCTGTTGGGTTCGCgcgcggccgagctggcctcGATCGTCGTTCAAGTCACCTCGCCGCTCGGCGTCGCAGACGAGGACGCAGGCGTGCCGTcctgcgtcgccgtcggctacGACGGCACCTCGGTCTACACTGGACACTCGCGAGGCAAGATTCTGCGATGGTGGTTGATCGACAGCGGACACGCAGCAGAGATGGCCAACTTGAACGCGTCCGTCACGAACTTGACCTTTGTGCCGGCACAGCCAACCGAACCGCTCCGCAGGACGGTAAACGTGGTGAAGCCTAACCACGCGCAAAGACAGTACGCCATGACGGTCCAGCTGGATGGCGACCTAGACAGTGCGAGTACCTTTGCCGAAAAGCTTGCCACCACCGGCCTCGGTCCGTTCCTTGACGCCCTCGCTTCCGAACAGGACTTGTAGTGGGAacatggcctcgtcgccagccAACGATGGAATGCACGGAACGCGGAAAAGCCCTTCCAGCCACGATACGCAACACAGTTCCCATGCCGTCTCAGCCCAGCCGGCCATCTATTAATAGGGTACGGCGCGATTCGTTACCCGAGCCTTGGAATGTTCCCGCTTCCACAGCATTGCGTTCACAAACCACCTACGTAAGCTCCAGAGACAACCACAAAGCATGGAGCGCACTGTCCGGCATTTGCACGCCTCCTCGGACGCTGCGAATTTTTTCTGACCCCGTCGGCAATTACCGCCGCGGCACCGCAAGGTGCCGAAATGCCAATAGGAAAGGAGCCATTCCCGGCTGGGCGATACTGAAGGCGGCGCCACTGCGTGCCCTGAAGCCACTCCGGACAGGGGCGACGCCACAGGGAGCCCTGCTGCGACGAAGGGATCTCGCTTGCAGTTGTTGCAGGTAAATGACCGTCCAGAATGCAGACGGAAGAGCCTGGAGATTGGGCAGGCCTGGAAACTCGAGCCGGCGCTGGTCAGCCTCCTGCCTAATTTCCCGCTTTTCTGCTGCCAACGCAAAGGGGGCCCATGGCAAGCATATACGTCAGTCCATGAAAGTGCACAGCACACGAAGGAGTCGAAGGCGATTTGAAACCAAACGCGGCGTTTGTCGCATCGCTCGGCGACTGGCGCATCCATGTGCCAGCTGCTATATACACACAAATACGTGCAACCCAAAACTCGCCTTCTCGATCCCAGTGCATCCACTCCCCAGCCGTGCCTCGTTCAACCGTTTCACTCCGTCACCGTATCCAGCCCATGATTCGCGGAGGTGACAAGAGTGGCGAGAAAGCTGATTCAGCTGTGCGATGGTGCCGTGCGTTCTCCGATCCGATGGAGGAGGCATTATGCTCGGTGCGGTGGTACGCGGGTAACTGGGTAACTGTTCACCAGGCGACACCACATCATGACTGTGTACTTCTCTTGCTGTCAGGAAAGTCGCCCATGTAGTGTGTGGTGGTCGTGCACCTGCTCGCCGGTGAGGCTAAATCCGATTTCCCTGTCCTCTGCGCAATTCCATGGAAGGATTTATGAGCTATCTTGCCAGGCATTCCTCTGGGCGGCATCGCGGGCTCAGCTTTGAGCACGAGTGTGGAACGGCGCTGCCGACTGCACGGGTACTGATATCCATCTTGAGGCACCACATGACTGGCGACATGGATACTATGGCAAGTCGTCATGTAATTGTCAGATCCGGATTTTCATACG encodes:
- a CDS encoding ribosomal assembly complex component Ipi3, with translation MEDLVSSVCGPPLAPNTSVAKDVGIYTHAIAPWTVKASLKKSVAPVNGIAVSGTHVFAAQDGKAQVYVYSRQRATQEASVSFQERIRCVTLAGDVLVLGTVEGRLILWEVNTGRQVATPPCHVQAVSCLAATGYHLLSASDDSNINVWSLLQLLELGGEPGEPERTLSNHRGAITGLVVGPSTNADTSLCVSTSRDKTCILWNYQTGEVLRTLLFPAAPLCLSLDPCARALFVGAEDRGLYLVELFGDKPLLGSRAAELASIVVQVTSPLGVADEDAGVPSCVAVGYDGTSVYTGHSRGKILRWWLIDSGHAAEMANLNASVTNLTFVPAQPTEPLRRTVNVVKPNHAQRQYAMTVQLDGDLDSASTFAEKLATTGLGPFLDALASEQDL